Below is a window of Microtus ochrogaster isolate Prairie Vole_2 chromosome 5, MicOch1.0, whole genome shotgun sequence DNA.
CCCAACCCATCCTTGCACCTGCCCCTCACCTGGGGTAGCAGCACAGCCAGCTGGACCTCTTCTTCAACTACCAGGCCACATGGTCACCATGGACGTGACATgctgctttttttaattttatttttttacgaAAAGAACCAGTGTCAACCCACAGACCCTCTGAGAAACCCGGCTGGCCGGGCCCAGCCAGCAGCCCCTGTCCGTAAGCCCAGAGGTTCTAGGTGAGGGGTGACCTGTCAAGCCTTCAGGGCAGGCATCACCCCCTCTCACCAAAGGGTTCACCTCACACTTGAATGTACAAAAACACCCAGCTGTCCAAAGGCCTCTAGCCCCTGCTTCCTGCTACTGTCCTGTCCTGAGCCCTGAAGGTCCCCCTTTACCAAAAGCTGGAACAGGCAGCCCAAAGGGAAAGTCACCCAGGGCCACTGGGGCAGACAAAAACCTCAAGGATCTgtcacagaaggaaggagggcatACTCTCCATGATAGCTAACATGGGCCTTTGTGTTGCACTCCACATTCATGCTCTACTTCCTCCTCTCAAGACAGCATCCCTGAAAAGGGGCCTAGAAGGGACCTCTCCCTCcagcagaaaaagaagaaaagaaacaagaagggcAGTTTCTCCCCTGCTCCCTTGCCCTAGAGTCTCCACCCACCTCAGTGGCCAGAGCCCGGGCTGGGCCTATGCCTACCATAGGTACTCCTGGCAATGGCTGGATCTGCCTGTGCCCAGGGCCCACAGGCAGGCTGGAAAACCGGGCTCTTCTGTCCATCAGTAATACTCCCTGCTCggctgcccctccccacctttaTATAAATTCTCTGGATCACCTttgcatagaaaataaaagtgttcGCTTTGTAAGAAAAGCCTGCAAAGTAGCAGGGTGGTCTCCAGGGTCCAAGAATCCTCCGGTCTTCACAGGGAGGATAGGTAGTGGCCCCTTGTGTTTGCCCTGGAAAAGAAGAGACTCCTAGGAGTGGCCCCAGGGGCAAGAAGTTGAACCCTTAGCCACAACAAAAACTGGTCCCTCACCTTCAGGCTTGGCCTTCCTAGAAGGTTGTCATGGACCGGGCTGAGGTGGGCAGCATGACACTGGGAGATAAAGGTGTGGCTTGCGGTCCTGGTACAACATGTTCCGGAGGCAGTGGCTGGAAGAAGTACAGCTGCAGAGAGATCTCAGGGTGAACGTGTAGTTGGGTGGCAGCACGCCCCACTCCACAGCCCTGCTGAGGACCACCTGGACCTACCTTACAACCTAGCGCCAAGAGAGCGTGAAGCAGCACTACAACGGACAGCAGTGCTATAGCCACCAGCCTTGTATCCTCTCGGACAACAGGCCACAGTGTGAACACCAGCCCAGCAGATGACAGGGCCAGAGCCAGTGCTCCAAAGAGCCACTGCAGCCACTCCACTGGGATAAGCCATAGGACCTAGTGTGACAAGTATAGCTGGTGACCATATACAGGGTGTGCCATGCAGATCCCACCAGTTCCCAGGGCCAAGCCACACTCACCACTGTGGGGATGAAGACAAAGAGTGAGTAGCCATAGACACAAACTGTCTCCAGGAAAGTGTACAACCCCATGTGCTCCCTTGTGCCCTGGCGCCACCGGAGGAAGCCCCACAGTGCCAGTGGCACTAGCCACGCATAGCAGTAGATGGTAACACCTGCTACAGTCACTAGGAATGCAAAGTGGACCGTCATTGCATGCACTGGGGCTCTGGCAGCCAGGAGCTGAGCCCAACCACCTGCTTACCCTTGTGGAACTGGGGGCTGTAGTGGATGGAGGGGTCCCGCCTCTGTGCAAGCACCAAAGTGAGATTGCCAGTAACTGCCAGGACAAAAGCCAAGGTAGCACAGATCCAGAAGGGTCCTGTAAAGGGGACATGGAGTCCCAGGTCCATCAGTCCTAGGAAAGGTAGCTGGCTATGTCCTGTTTCAAGTGTGGTAAAACCCCAGACCCCATTTGACTCTCCAGATTACTGAGGACAGGACCTGCCTCGGGGCCCATCCTGTCTTTCTGGAAATGCCTTCCAAAGTGCCTCAAGCActtgacttttttctcttctctgacaaGGTTCTTTAAAGGTAGAAAAGGCTTGGTGCTTTTGCACTGGAGGCAGGATCTTATCCAGATTTGAAGCTTTATGAATGCCATCTTTAGCTGTCCACTCCCAAGTTGCTCCGGTGCCCCAAACTTCACGCTTACATTTGAACTTCACATGGGTGTCCTGAGCCCCCTTGACCTGCTCCTCATACCTGCCCAGCTTTTCCTATCTACCCATGGTAACTTGCTCTTGGTGGACTGAGTAGAAAGCCACCCTGGCCTTTCCCACTCCTCTTCACTGTGGGGCATTCTCTAGAACCAACCACTCTGCGCTCACAGCCTCCGCTGTGGTGTCTGTACCCTGCCTGTTCTTGCTGCCTtctacctttaatttcagcagtGAGAGGAGACCTTAAAAATGCTTCACCGAGATCTCTTCTCACCACAATATGGGACCAGTGTACTCACCCCCTACCTCCCCGGCTGCTCCTTCCACTCCAGTCACCTATGCCACTATGCAGCTCAGTTGTGTTTCCACCATGGGGGTCTAGAAACCTCTAGAGAGGCAGGTCCTCTTTAAGCCTCTCTCCACCAATGCCAACAAAACTCATTTGCCTACCCTACTCAGAGGCCTTCCTAACTTCCCTATACCAGGCAGCGATGCCTCATCCTCTGAGCTCTACCTAccaccttctgcttcctgtcttggtGTCTCCCTCAACTAAACACAAATTTTCACTCTTCATAACTGACAGTCCTGCTCAGGGCCTGGCACAGCCCCACATTTGCTGAGTGAATATTCCATTGAGTTAAACATACAGCCTCATTTACCATATAGGTCAGGCCGATTTCTAAGATGGTGCCACACAAAGTTGTGGCCCGGGTGAGGCAGCAGCGAGCCTTTGATCCGGTCCAAGACCTGAAGAGCAAAACCAGGGTCCAGAATGAGAATCCTAGCATTCTGAGAGGCAATATCCCTGCAGACTTCTACTGTCTTGCCAGTACATCCTAACTGAGCAAGCTCAGCTGTCCCCTCCAGGCTATTCATGGAATGTCTATGGCTTGAGGTCTTAGCCTCTAGTTTCTGCTGAAATGTCACCACACTCTAAAGGTGGGCTTTTAGGTCTGCCACCTTTtgctctactttttaaatttttttaaatatttatttattatgtatacaatattctgtctgtgtgtatgcctgcaggccagaagagggcaccagaccccattacagatggttgtgagccaccatgtggttgctgggaattgaactcaggacctttggaagagcaggcaatgctcttaacctctgagccatctctccagcccacttctaactttttaagtttcattttatgtgcattgatgttttgccatgggtgtggggtcccctggaactggagttacagttgtgaaccatcaagtgggtgctggaaatttaactcaggtcctctggaagagcagtctgtggtCTTAAACTGCTAAGCAATCTCCTCGGCCCCTCTCTCAACATACTACAATAAGTAACTTACTGCTCTCCTCCCAGCCACAGTAAGGACAGTCCATAAGTTCTGGGTgttttccctcctccatctccagaaTGTGCCCTCTCAGTAGACCTGGGTTATTATCAGAGGCTGGCCTGTGTTCCACATTCATATCTGCTCATTCTACCCATTCATCTCCAGAAGTCTTCCATGACTCCCCATTGCCTCAGGCCAAGACCCAAACTTCAGCTCATTAACAGGGCTTGCATCCAGGCCTCGTGGCGCCTGCTGTGGCCCTAGCTACCCAGAAGCCTGAGACAAGAGAAGCACTCTAAGCCTAGTTGTTCAAGGCCTAACTGGGAAACATACCAAGATACTGGCTTTAAgagacacacccacccaccccccatcTACTCTGTACCCCACTTTTGCCTTCCagccacaccccacacacattccATCCAAATTCAGTGCCCCAAATATATTGGCTAAACCCAAGCAACTCCCAAGTTCTTGCCACCAATATCCCAGGCTTCACCTGGGAAGTGTCCACATCAAAGAAGCTCTGATAGTAGTCAAACGTCCAGAATCTCGGTTGTGGCTTTTCTTCCTGTAGAAGCTACAAGACACAGACTTTCAGGACCTGCCTGCTTAGCCAGGGTAAAGACAGACAGGTCATGGGATTCCTAAGAGACTCACCGATGTCCTGTcaccctcttcctccatctcttcggCCCTATAGCCAATACCTGATTCCATAACCACAGCCACGTGCTCTCTTGAGGTCAGTGCATCACTTTGGCTAGTGGTAGCTGCATTTGGGGTCTCTGCCAGAAGATTTGTGGCTTCCTCGAACTCTGCGGACAGAAAATATGGGCACCCGTGTTTGGAGTCTGAAAATTCCTTTGGTCCATTCTCACCAACCTGGGTTGGGGTTGCCTCACTACCGTCCCCTAAGGACTGAGTTTCTTTCGTTTTGACGCATAGGGAAGTCTATTCCGTCACATTTGGGGTTCAATTTAGTTCCTGGGCAGACTTGAAGGGTCGGGTGTACTTCTGAGttcacagtgggagcagggattgAGTCCCGGACGAACCTCAGGTTCATCCTGGTGTTCTAGCCTACGACAGGAGTAGGAGCTCAGGTCACTTCCGGGCCCCACTCACCATGGAAGGCCAGTTCGTCAGTCGCTGCCATGATTCTTTAGACGCGTCACCGCATCGCGCTCTGTAGACAGAACTGCATCAGTCCCACATCTCTCCTCAGAACTGCTGCTTCTGCCTCGAGTCCTGCTTGGAGTCTAACACGGAGTGAGACCAGCAGTACGCCAGGGCTCTGCAGGCACACCCCCGCCCTCCTCACCTAAATCCACCTAAGCTGGCGTGGCCCGTGCTCCGTGCGCGTGCGCGCGGCCAGCCTACCCGTCAGAATCCACCCTTCTCCACGCAACGACAACATCCGGCGCTAGTCCGTCTCCTAGAGGTTTCCAGTGAGAAACTACTTCCGGTATTTTACGCTTGCGCAGGAGAAATTTCCAGCCGTTTTCATTCCGATGTTATGCATTTCCACTTGGCCAACGGACTGCAGGAAAAGGATGGCGACAGCCGCTATGAGGAGATTCTGGTCCAGTGGGCGCAGTGAAGCGAGTGGTTCTGCGACGGTGGCGGCAAAGCCAGGGATGTGGGCGCGACTGGGTGAGTAGTGGCAGAAGGCGGCAGGGTGGGTGGCCCGAGTAACTGAATCACTGTCACCGCAGCGCTTCTTTCCCTCAGGCACTTGGGCCCGCGCGCTGCTGCGAGATTACGCCGAGGCGTGCGGAGACGCGGCGGCCGCGGCCCGTGCCCGACCGGGCCGCGCGGCCGTGTATGTGGGGCTGCTGGGCGGCGCCGCGGCCTGCTGTGC
It encodes the following:
- the Yipf2 gene encoding protein YIPF2 isoform X2; protein product: MAATDELAFHEFEEATNLLAETPNAATTSQSDALTSREHVAVVMESGIGYRAEEMEEEGDRTSLLQEEKPQPRFWTFDYYQSFFDVDTSQVLDRIKGSLLPHPGHNFVWHHLRNRPDLYGPFWICATLAFVLAVTGNLTLVLAQRRDPSIHYSPQFHKVTVAGVTIYCYAWLVPLALWGFLRWRQGTREHMGLYTFLETVCVYGYSLFVFIPTVVLWLIPVEWLQWLFGALALALSSAGLVFTLWPVVREDTRLVAIALLSVVVLLHALLALGCKLYFFQPLPPEHVVPGPQATPLSPSVMLPTSARSMTTF
- the Yipf2 gene encoding protein YIPF2 isoform X1 gives rise to the protein MAATDELAFHEFEEATNLLAETPNAATTSQSDALTSREHVAVVMESGIGYRAEEMEEEGDRTSLLQEEKPQPRFWTFDYYQSFFDVDTSQVLDRIKGSLLPHPGHNFVWHHLRNRPDLYGLMDLGLHVPFTGPFWICATLAFVLAVTGNLTLVLAQRRDPSIHYSPQFHKVTVAGVTIYCYAWLVPLALWGFLRWRQGTREHMGLYTFLETVCVYGYSLFVFIPTVVLWLIPVEWLQWLFGALALALSSAGLVFTLWPVVREDTRLVAIALLSVVVLLHALLALGCKLYFFQPLPPEHVVPGPQATPLSPSVMLPTSARSMTTF